The genomic window TACCAGTTATGCTATGGGAATGTTTCCTCCTCAAGAAAAAAGTATAATTAAGATGTTGAAAGTATTAAATAATATGGTTAAGGCTCATGGAAAAGCCTATGCTATTCTTCATGAAAATATTCCTGATAGTAAAGTAAGCATTGCTTATAATGTTATGGTTTTTGATCCAATAAGAGAAAACTCCTATGTAGATAGAAAAATCCAAAGGTTTTTGGATAATCTTTATAATCTCACCTTTATAAATGCCATCATTAATGGAAAATTTTCATCCCCCTTTATAAAAGAGGATATTCCTTATGTAAAGAATACATTAGATTACTTGGGGATAAATTATTATACAAGGGTACGTGTAGGTTTCTCCCTTAAAGATTTTCCGTATTTTATTAAGCAGTATGTTCCTGAAGATGTGGAAAGGTCTGATTTTGGATGGGAGATTTATCCAGAAGGTTTTTATAGGGTATTGAAAAGATTTTGGGATATGACCCATATCCCCATTATTGTTACAGAAAATGGTATATCGGATGCAAAGGATGCTAAGAGACCAAAATTCCTCATATCCCATCTATTACAGCTATATAGAGCTATTGAAGATGGGGTAAAGGTTGAAGGATATTTACATTGGTCCCTTATGGATAATTTTGAGTGGGCGGAAGGCTTTTATCAGAGATTTGGGCTTTTTGAAATGGATTATAATACTTTGGAAAGAAAATGGAGAGAAAGTGCTAAAATTTATAAAAATATCGTTGAGAATAATGGAATTTCTGAAGATATAATAAAACAATATTTAGGATAGGAGGTAGCAATGGAAGATAGATTTTTAGGAGAGGCTTTAACATTTGATGATATTTTATTAGTACCAGCATATAGTGAGGTTCTTCCCAAGGATGTCTCGGTAGACACTTATCTTACGGAAAGAATTCATTTGAATATACCTATTTTGAGCTCTGCTATGGATACAGTTACGGAAGCAAGAATGGCAATTGCTATGGCAAGAGAAGGTGGATTAGGCATCATCCATAGAAATATGAGTATTGAGAGACAGGCGGAAGAAGTGGATAAAGTAAAAAGATCTGAGCATGGAATGATTACAGATCCTATTTTTCTTACTCCTGACCAAACTGTAGGCGATGCTCTTGCTTTAATGGCAAAATATCATATCTCTGGTCTTCCTGTGGTGGAAAAGAATGGAAAGCTTGTAGGAATTGTAACAAATAGAGATTTGAGGTTTGAGACAGATATGAATAGAAAGGTTTCTGAAGTGATGACTAAGGAGAATCTTATAGTGGCTCAGGTGGGAATTACTATTCAGTCCGCCCAGGAGATACTACAAAAATATAAAATAGAAAAGTTGCCTATAGTTGATAAGGAATTTAAACTTAAAGGCTTAATTACTATTAAGGATATTCAGAAAATGAAGCAATATCCTAATTCTGCAAAGGATGATAAGGGAAGGCTATTGGTTGGAGCTGCTGTAGGTACAGGAAGTGAGGCTATAGAAAGAGCAAAGGCTCTTTTAGAAGCAGAAGTAGATATGATTGTGGTAGATACTGCCCATGGACATTCTAAACGGGTTTTGGAAACAGTTAGGGAACTTAAAAAGCTCTGTAAGAATAAGGCGGTTTTAACGGCTGGAAATGTGGCAACCTATGAGGGTACAAAAGCTCTTATTGAGGCTGGGGCGGATGTGGTTAAGGTGGGGATTGGTCCAGGTTCCATATGTACAACAAGGGTAATTGCAGGAGTTGGAGTGCCTCAATTTACTGCGATTTTGGAGTGTGCAAGGGCAGGAAGAGAGTATAATGTACCCATTATTGCAGATGGAGGTATTAAGTATTCTGGTGATATTGTAAAGGCTATTTCTGCAGGAGCCCATGCAGTTATGATTGGAAGTCTACTGGCTGGAACAGAAGAAAGTCCAGGAGAAATTGAGATATATCAGGGAAGGAGTTTTAAAGTATATAGAGGTATGGGATCTCTTTCCGCTATGAAAGAAGGAGGAAGCGAAAGATACTTCCAAGAAGGGGCGGACAAGTTTGTGCCAGAGGGAATTGAAGGAAGAGTGCCCTATAGGGGTCCTGTTTCTGAAGTACTCTTCCAGCTTGTTGGAGGGCTTAAGGCTGGAATGGGCTACTGTGGAGTAAGAAACTTGGAGGAGTTAAGGACAAAAACAAAGTTTGTCAAAATTACCAATGCAGGACTTAGAGAAAGCCATCCCCATGATGTGATAATAACAAAAGAAGCTCCAAACTATAGTGTTTCTTCTTGGGGGAACCCGTAATAGCTATCGGATAGGAAAGCTTTAATTTTTGACATTGGTTGATTAGGATATTGTAAAAATTCCTTCCTGATAGTTATACCTTGCTCTATAGAAGTAAAGGCGGTTAGAGCTTGACTAAGTCTTTGTACAAATATTTGTAGTTTTAAGGGATCGAAATCAGCCACAAATAAATAGAAATGACCTAATCCATGAGAGATATAGTCGGTTGGTCTTAAGAATTGTTTTAGCATTTGGGCTAATTTCTGTCTTAAAACATCCTTTTCTTTTAGGCTTAGGGTTTGTTCTGAAAATTCGTAGGAAATATGTCCCAAAACAAATTGGATTTCTTTCTCTCTTACCTTTACTAAGGATTGCCAGACTAAGGGGAAGAAATAAGGAAGGAAAAGGGTGCCAGTAATAGGATCTACTACAGGAAAATCTCTTGGAAATTCTATAGTAAAGGTGGTCCCTTCCCCTAACTTACTATCCACACTAATTTTACCTTTGTGGGCTTCCACTATACTTTTTACTATAGATAAACCAAGACCTGTTCCACTCTTCTTTTTTGTCAAGGATACATCCGCTCTGTAGAATCGATCAAAGATATAGGGAAGATGCTCAGGAGCTATTCCCTCTCCTTGATCCGATACCTGTACAACTATATTTTTGATATTATCTTTGATGGTTACTGTTATATTTCCACCGTTTGGTGAGTATTTAACTGCATTATCTAAAAGGTTGTGAAAAACCTGTGTTAATCTATCTTGGTCACCAGATATCAATACGGGAAAATCGGGAAAGTTTGTGATAAATTGGTGCTTTTGGGTTTGATTTTGGAAGAAGAATATTCTTCCATTTATTATTTTTTTAAGGTCTACCACATCCCTTTTAATTTCAATTCTTCCCGCCTCAATCCTGGAAAGATCCAATAGGTCATTTATCAGTTTTGTAAGTCTATCCGCCTCATTGTTTATAATCTTAAGATAGTTTTTAGCTCTATCTAAGCTCACATCTTGAGTTAATAATAATTCACTGTAGCCTTTTATGGCAGTAAGGGGAGTTTTCAACTCATGGGATACATTAGCTACAAACTCCGATTTCATTCTATCCAATTCTTTTGATAGACTGATATCCCTTACAGCTAAGATAAAGTCTTTAATTTTTTCATTTTCCCATAATGCAGATAAACTGCATCCTAAAATAATCTCTTTCCTGTTTTGAGGATAGAATTTCATCTCGTATTGGAGAGAGGGCAATTTTTGCTGATACAATCTATCTAAGGGACAATCTACACAAAGAACATTTCCTTTTAGATCTTTACACTTTAATGTTTCCTTACAATTTTTGTTTATGTCCTCAGGCATCAAGGAGAATAAATTTTGTGCAGCAGTATTTATTAACTTTATATTCTTATTCACATCCAAGATGATTAGACCATCCGCAGTATTTTCAATTATCTTCATCATTCTTTCTCTTTCAATGTTTACCTGATTGTATAAAAGAGCTTTATGGAGAGCTATGGATGCCTCATTAGCAAAGTTTATTACCAATTTTAAATCGTATTCTGTAAAGGGCTTTTTATAAACACTGTTTACGATCTCTATAGCTCCAATGATATCATCATTAACTTTTAATGGGGCACATATAACAGAGCCTGTTTTAAAACCTGTGATCTCATCAAAATAGGGAGAAAATCTCTTATCCTTTAGCACATTGTTAACAACTACTCCTTCTCCCTTTTCTACGACCCATCCTACAAGCCCTTCTCCCTTTTTCAATCTCTTTCCTAATAGGTTTTTCTCCTTTTCTCCTTTTACCTTTTCAAAGATTAGCTCTTCAGTTTCTTTATCCTTTAAGAAAATT from Dictyoglomus sp. NZ13-RE01 includes these protein-coding regions:
- a CDS encoding beta-glucosidase, with the translated sequence MKVYKFPDGFFWGTAVASHQVEGNNTNNDWWEFEKQGKVRDGQVSGIACDFWNRYEDDIKLMKELNNNAFRFSLEWSRIEPRTGYFDDSAIEHYRKIIVRLRENNIEPFVTIHHFTNPLWISKEGGWLNPNTIDYFLRYTEKVAKSFKDLVKYWITINEPNAYAFTSYAMGMFPPQEKSIIKMLKVLNNMVKAHGKAYAILHENIPDSKVSIAYNVMVFDPIRENSYVDRKIQRFLDNLYNLTFINAIINGKFSSPFIKEDIPYVKNTLDYLGINYYTRVRVGFSLKDFPYFIKQYVPEDVERSDFGWEIYPEGFYRVLKRFWDMTHIPIIVTENGISDAKDAKRPKFLISHLLQLYRAIEDGVKVEGYLHWSLMDNFEWAEGFYQRFGLFEMDYNTLERKWRESAKIYKNIVENNGISEDIIKQYLG
- a CDS encoding alkaline phosphatase — translated: MKGFEENIKKEKVISLIRGIFFLVALILIKLDIIPTSYPHIFNILLIIFSIYTLFTTFFPVYTYPFFYKHQIFASIDSILIAVLVYLTGGVVSPLYLFLLFPILSATLRYDFSTSVTSALLVTLIFLFFGILQKKEIILSTALSRVAEMGFLSLTLSFFLSYVGRETLKLQQKMRETETQYKITQIINSSLDLDEVFNSILESAIYLLNADGGTIFLKDKETEELIFEKVKGEKEKNLLGKRLKKGEGLVGWVVEKGEGVVVNNVLKDKRFSPYFDEITGFKTGSVICAPLKVNDDIIGAIEIVNSVYKKPFTEYDLKLVINFANEASIALHKALLYNQVNIERERMMKIIENTADGLIILDVNKNIKLINTAAQNLFSLMPEDINKNCKETLKCKDLKGNVLCVDCPLDRLYQQKLPSLQYEMKFYPQNRKEIILGCSLSALWENEKIKDFILAVRDISLSKELDRMKSEFVANVSHELKTPLTAIKGYSELLLTQDVSLDRAKNYLKIINNEADRLTKLINDLLDLSRIEAGRIEIKRDVVDLKKIINGRIFFFQNQTQKHQFITNFPDFPVLISGDQDRLTQVFHNLLDNAVKYSPNGGNITVTIKDNIKNIVVQVSDQGEGIAPEHLPYIFDRFYRADVSLTKKKSGTGLGLSIVKSIVEAHKGKISVDSKLGEGTTFTIEFPRDFPVVDPITGTLFLPYFFPLVWQSLVKVREKEIQFVLGHISYEFSEQTLSLKEKDVLRQKLAQMLKQFLRPTDYISHGLGHFYLFVADFDPLKLQIFVQRLSQALTAFTSIEQGITIRKEFLQYPNQPMSKIKAFLSDSYYGFPQEETL
- a CDS encoding IMP dehydrogenase; its protein translation is MEDRFLGEALTFDDILLVPAYSEVLPKDVSVDTYLTERIHLNIPILSSAMDTVTEARMAIAMAREGGLGIIHRNMSIERQAEEVDKVKRSEHGMITDPIFLTPDQTVGDALALMAKYHISGLPVVEKNGKLVGIVTNRDLRFETDMNRKVSEVMTKENLIVAQVGITIQSAQEILQKYKIEKLPIVDKEFKLKGLITIKDIQKMKQYPNSAKDDKGRLLVGAAVGTGSEAIERAKALLEAEVDMIVVDTAHGHSKRVLETVRELKKLCKNKAVLTAGNVATYEGTKALIEAGADVVKVGIGPGSICTTRVIAGVGVPQFTAILECARAGREYNVPIIADGGIKYSGDIVKAISAGAHAVMIGSLLAGTEESPGEIEIYQGRSFKVYRGMGSLSAMKEGGSERYFQEGADKFVPEGIEGRVPYRGPVSEVLFQLVGGLKAGMGYCGVRNLEELRTKTKFVKITNAGLRESHPHDVIITKEAPNYSVSSWGNP